One segment of Acidianus sp. HS-5 DNA contains the following:
- a CDS encoding MFS transporter → MQGKTLLISLLIAFFLGGLELTIAGTMGNLIACSLHCKNITYFLLFSYLLGSVLGSFSFGYLVDKLGRKRTLEIGLLIFVVSSVLLSFSFLPIMVLSLLFIQGFAIGGDSVAAGPMVIENLTYRGKAFVVLSTTWFLGDFVAAFLGIILTSAFSYEAWRVSFAIAGVLVIPFAIIRFFIKESEVWQKYGKRKVKIGKGVRLLSVLLLVSVIDTIISYAFPFVLLPDFISPYLGFSTIQGVDFVDEAIISATLASIVGGFTVVVFLIDKLKRKTAMIIGHAYMLTAFVLMTLAVLFKSPLGVIIIFGVLSFLSPLGMFAVSLVAIEAFPASIRGKVSGVISGVSSVFSAVTPIIIFSLASKVNVVESTAFLAGLVGVAVASLFSINTISGSESIEEIENAWK, encoded by the coding sequence ATGCAGGGAAAAACACTCCTCATAAGCCTACTAATTGCATTTTTCCTAGGAGGGTTAGAATTAACAATTGCCGGGACAATGGGGAACCTAATTGCTTGTTCATTACATTGTAAAAATATAACCTACTTCCTCCTGTTCTCCTACTTACTAGGCTCAGTTTTAGGTTCCTTCTCCTTCGGTTACTTAGTTGACAAACTAGGAAGAAAAAGGACACTTGAGATAGGGCTTCTAATTTTCGTGGTGTCAAGCGTACTCCTTTCATTTTCCTTCCTTCCCATAATGGTGCTCTCACTCCTATTCATACAAGGCTTTGCAATAGGAGGAGATAGCGTAGCGGCAGGGCCGATGGTTATAGAGAACTTAACGTATAGAGGAAAGGCATTCGTAGTACTCTCAACGACTTGGTTTTTAGGAGATTTCGTTGCGGCTTTCTTGGGAATTATCTTGACTTCAGCGTTTTCTTACGAAGCTTGGAGAGTGAGTTTCGCGATAGCTGGAGTCCTAGTTATTCCCTTTGCTATAATAAGGTTCTTTATAAAGGAAAGCGAAGTGTGGCAAAAATACGGTAAAAGGAAAGTCAAGATAGGGAAAGGAGTAAGGCTACTCTCAGTCCTACTCTTGGTTTCAGTAATTGACACAATCATAAGTTACGCCTTCCCATTCGTGCTATTGCCGGACTTCATATCTCCTTATTTAGGCTTTTCTACCATACAGGGAGTCGACTTCGTGGACGAGGCGATAATATCTGCAACGTTAGCTTCCATCGTTGGTGGGTTCACTGTAGTAGTTTTCCTCATAGACAAACTAAAGAGGAAGACTGCAATGATAATTGGGCATGCATACATGCTTACCGCATTCGTCCTCATGACGTTGGCGGTTCTATTTAAGAGTCCCTTGGGGGTAATAATAATCTTCGGTGTGCTCTCCTTCCTATCTCCTTTAGGGATGTTCGCAGTTTCCTTAGTTGCGATAGAGGCATTTCCCGCATCCATTAGAGGGAAAGTGTCTGGGGTAATTTCGGGAGTTTCTAGCGTTTTCTCTGCAGTTACTCCAATTATCATTTTCTCTTTAGCTTCAAAGGTAAACGTAGTTGAGAGCACTGCGTTCCTTGCCGGGTTAGTTGGAGTAGCAGTAGCTTCACTATTTTCAATAAATACGATAAGCGGTAGTGAGAGCATAGAGGAGATTGAGAACGCGTGGAAATAG
- a CDS encoding AAA family ATPase, with protein sequence MYGEWLTPRETFTKLLSFSDEAVNTFLNYVQSGNFVPCLFIGSKDHWIESIKYSFQGEIGYTLWGSADRSSISGILKRYQEVYLNNDKNKYIPDINKILISIMHMTGSGIIGFGAVTDVEMDAARNFKGWKESGKFWVLRFRIKVFWLHDSIRKNADINAWSGENYELKGTNSQANMCYSQENKDAIDSFAKFILSKKDEIKPTLDFYLGLLNNRSKEVTETKEPTKEIMCKGSGKINVDDLYLPPDTLDLILSSIKKTNVLLVGPPGTGKTSIAIRVTKSLTGSEDCYEVATANSLWFRRNLVGGESIREGNVIWKSGLFIQAYVNAAKVKEGNYFLIIDEINRADVDKAFGELITIFSSPSPKDWTIPRALIDEIKSYGNNIDDMAREFLRIYEELKKQDKEREPLERMRIIATMNLVDARNLFYIGDALARRFVIINFEYPEGTEDLDKIINNYNLTEEEKNKVRILIKCLREKLKNEKENLIKFNVSPASIKTALDVYSSLENRGVEKFIEVLRAALGTLDQRNISKVVNILNGCKSQEKL encoded by the coding sequence ATGTACGGAGAATGGCTTACACCGAGAGAAACCTTTACTAAATTGTTGAGCTTTTCTGATGAAGCGGTTAATACGTTTCTCAATTATGTACAGAGTGGAAATTTCGTTCCATGCCTTTTCATAGGTTCGAAAGACCATTGGATAGAGTCGATAAAGTACTCTTTTCAAGGAGAGATAGGATATACCTTATGGGGATCTGCTGATAGATCGTCGATTTCTGGAATTTTAAAGAGATATCAGGAAGTATATTTAAATAATGATAAGAATAAATATATTCCAGATATCAATAAAATTCTTATTTCAATAATGCATATGACAGGCTCTGGGATAATAGGATTTGGTGCAGTAACCGACGTAGAGATGGACGCTGCTAGGAACTTTAAAGGATGGAAAGAATCTGGAAAGTTCTGGGTGTTAAGATTTAGGATAAAAGTCTTCTGGCTTCACGATAGTATAAGGAAAAACGCTGATATAAACGCATGGAGCGGAGAAAATTACGAACTAAAAGGAACGAACTCTCAAGCTAACATGTGCTACAGCCAAGAAAATAAGGACGCTATAGATAGTTTCGCAAAATTTATTCTATCAAAAAAAGACGAAATTAAACCTACACTCGATTTTTATTTAGGCTTATTGAATAACAGATCTAAGGAGGTAACAGAAACCAAGGAACCTACAAAGGAAATTATGTGTAAAGGGTCTGGTAAAATAAACGTAGACGACCTATATCTTCCTCCAGATACCTTAGATCTAATTTTAAGCTCGATCAAGAAGACTAATGTACTTTTAGTAGGACCCCCTGGTACAGGTAAGACAAGCATAGCTATAAGAGTCACAAAGTCCCTCACTGGGAGTGAAGATTGTTATGAAGTAGCTACTGCAAATTCATTGTGGTTCAGGAGGAACTTAGTAGGCGGAGAAAGCATAAGGGAAGGTAATGTAATATGGAAGAGTGGACTCTTTATTCAGGCTTATGTAAATGCAGCTAAAGTCAAAGAGGGTAATTATTTTCTCATAATAGATGAGATAAATAGGGCCGACGTTGATAAGGCATTTGGGGAATTAATAACAATATTCTCAAGTCCTTCTCCTAAAGACTGGACAATACCGCGTGCATTGATAGACGAAATAAAGAGCTACGGAAATAATATAGATGATATGGCTAGGGAATTTTTAAGGATTTATGAGGAGCTAAAGAAACAGGATAAGGAAAGAGAGCCGCTTGAAAGGATGAGGATAATTGCAACAATGAATTTAGTAGACGCAAGAAATCTATTTTATATAGGAGACGCATTAGCTAGAAGGTTTGTGATTATTAATTTTGAGTATCCAGAAGGGACAGAAGACCTGGATAAAATTATTAATAACTATAATCTAACAGAAGAGGAGAAAAATAAGGTAAGAATTTTAATAAAATGCTTAAGAGAAAAATTGAAAAATGAAAAAGAAAATCTAATTAAGTTTAATGTATCTCCAGCGAGCATTAAAACCGCACTTGATGTTTATTCCTCTCTAGAGAATAGAGGAGTAGAAAAGTTTATTGAAGTACTAAGGGCTGCTTTAGGTACTTTAGATCAGAGAAATATAAGTAAGGTTG
- the soxC gene encoding proton pump complex cytochrome B SoxC has protein sequence MEEKKGFLDSILDRIGINEAPLFRTPDYMYNVSYWLGALVTASFAYTVITGLILLLLYEPAAAYCSTQNIIYHIPYGPVLLFSHLYGAYIMIVLVYIHMFRNFFKGAYKKPRELQWVTGVLLLALTLGASFFGYSLVGDVLGIDAVDIGSSLLIGTGFPGATTIVGWLFGPGIDAVQSSNPIVRSEFFDRILGWHIIMVALIGLLFGFHLLLAERYGMTPSAKEKPRVPAYYTKQEQEKFNAWWPRNLVYMLSIVLMTWGVILIVPNVLSNINGATIFGHKITLPLVINPFPAPQAFTTAAEHTAPYPPWFFLFLYKFVDFLLPNGLPLLPSMVIAVLVIGLVVLMLIPFFENSEFMFISSRKFWTWVMSVLAYSLVALSIWGYLDPGVPAPFTQQAEIIGIPALILAIIIYLLPSKKKQSASVVKPSGPLSILGTSVSVLLFAGTLGDFLLYPSLLGLLMLLPLGVLVYHYVIKMVRLINSTTIGGGGYAFTKKAAFVGIPVIFVITIFLFALLTRIPSVGIQSTYAGIDLGVILFLWGYAINLYHYLVYHK, from the coding sequence ATGGAGGAGAAGAAAGGATTTTTAGATTCAATTTTGGACAGGATAGGAATAAATGAAGCGCCGCTTTTTAGGACTCCTGACTACATGTATAATGTTTCATACTGGCTAGGTGCATTAGTTACAGCGTCCTTTGCTTACACAGTAATTACTGGGCTTATCTTGCTTTTACTTTACGAACCTGCTGCAGCATATTGCTCAACACAAAACATAATTTACCACATACCTTACGGTCCGGTACTTTTATTCAGCCACCTCTACGGAGCTTACATAATGATAGTTTTAGTTTATATACACATGTTCAGAAACTTCTTTAAGGGAGCATATAAGAAACCTAGGGAATTACAGTGGGTCACCGGAGTCCTTTTGTTAGCATTAACTTTAGGTGCTTCCTTCTTCGGTTACAGCTTAGTAGGGGATGTGTTAGGGATTGATGCGGTAGATATAGGTTCGTCTCTCCTGATAGGTACGGGCTTCCCCGGTGCAACTACGATAGTAGGCTGGCTCTTCGGTCCAGGGATAGATGCCGTTCAATCGAGTAATCCCATAGTAAGAAGCGAATTCTTCGATAGAATACTTGGCTGGCACATAATAATGGTTGCGCTAATAGGACTCCTCTTCGGTTTCCATCTGCTCCTAGCAGAAAGATACGGAATGACACCTTCCGCGAAGGAGAAACCGAGAGTTCCAGCATACTACACTAAGCAGGAACAAGAGAAGTTTAACGCTTGGTGGCCCAGAAACTTAGTTTACATGTTGTCCATAGTGTTAATGACTTGGGGAGTTATATTAATTGTCCCTAACGTTTTATCAAACATAAACGGCGCAACAATCTTCGGGCACAAGATTACCTTACCCTTGGTAATTAACCCGTTCCCTGCACCTCAAGCCTTTACTACTGCCGCTGAGCATACAGCGCCTTACCCGCCGTGGTTCTTCCTCTTCCTTTACAAATTTGTTGACTTCCTATTACCTAACGGTTTACCTCTATTACCGTCAATGGTAATTGCGGTACTGGTCATAGGACTTGTAGTGTTAATGTTAATTCCGTTCTTTGAGAACAGCGAATTTATGTTCATAAGCAGTAGGAAGTTCTGGACGTGGGTAATGTCTGTATTAGCTTATTCCTTAGTTGCCCTATCTATCTGGGGTTACCTAGATCCTGGAGTACCTGCACCTTTCACCCAGCAGGCTGAGATTATAGGAATACCCGCATTAATCCTTGCTATTATAATTTACCTCCTACCGAGTAAGAAGAAGCAGAGCGCGAGTGTAGTAAAGCCTTCCGGGCCACTATCAATACTTGGCACTTCAGTTTCAGTGCTATTGTTTGCGGGCACTTTAGGAGACTTCCTGCTATATCCTTCCCTACTAGGGCTTTTGATGTTGCTACCTTTAGGAGTATTAGTTTACCATTATGTAATAAAGATGGTTAGATTGATTAATTCAACGACAATTGGAGGCGGAGGTTACGCATTTACTAAGAAGGCTGCCTTTGTAGGCATTCCGGTTATATTCGTTATAACCATATTCCTCTTTGCATTGTTGACAAGAATACCCAGCGTGGGAATACAGAGCACATATGCGGGAATCGATTTAGGAGTAATACTATTCCTCTGGGGATACGCAATTAACTTATACCATTATTTAGTATATCATAAATGA
- the soxB gene encoding proton pump complex quinol oxidase subunit SoxB, which translates to MGLQALLNKILKIIKVDLSEFKERAAKIVLPKDTLGVVWLYLLGGIAWLIILGTAAMNMRTYLVYNQNSPQVGVIYYTMLTIHGWSAMLGLVPDAALGIIAYSMYKSGLNIVHVKQITAMFWASNLGLAFALFGGPDMGWYMYPPLAIEDNSLFQAFRLYHGAMMGAGYLALAVNSAAASIASIILVVDAVQTKPKDKKINIFAAYGVAFSLIIALTLPALTASELWYVLAIWGSVKLDPLLWVILFWFYGHPVVYYVPFPLFGALYYYIPIYAGRRLYSEKWARWNIFLLAIGSMLIWVHHLQTFPLPVCLRAWITVSTLVLASGSGLTVLNLGLTILSSRGYNWRDPIGMAFLVALIGFIIGGVQALPLPINLINGVVHNTYYVVGHFHLIIWTLILVGFTGVFLDLLKSTNPSLNFSLKARKLMLAGLLWWTAPFVTIGYLMSIEGYLGLIRRVIAYPVMFVPYMELISFLAEIGIPGLVLTISTALGEFVKSGITTSTSVSLSSSPPGVMVKRRR; encoded by the coding sequence ATGGGTTTACAAGCTTTACTAAATAAAATTCTGAAGATTATAAAGGTAGACCTAAGCGAATTTAAAGAGAGAGCGGCAAAAATAGTCCTTCCTAAGGACACCTTGGGGGTAGTCTGGCTTTACTTACTTGGAGGAATAGCTTGGCTAATAATTTTAGGAACTGCTGCAATGAACATGAGGACTTACTTAGTTTACAACCAAAACTCTCCTCAAGTAGGAGTAATTTATTACACAATGCTGACAATCCACGGCTGGTCGGCAATGTTAGGTTTAGTACCAGACGCTGCACTAGGAATAATAGCTTATTCAATGTACAAATCCGGGTTAAACATAGTTCACGTTAAGCAGATAACCGCAATGTTCTGGGCATCAAATTTAGGCTTAGCTTTTGCACTATTCGGAGGCCCGGACATGGGCTGGTACATGTATCCCCCTCTAGCAATAGAGGATAATTCCCTCTTCCAGGCTTTTAGGCTTTACCACGGCGCAATGATGGGTGCAGGGTATTTAGCACTTGCAGTGAACAGTGCTGCAGCCTCAATAGCTTCAATTATACTGGTAGTTGATGCTGTGCAGACAAAACCGAAGGACAAGAAAATCAATATATTCGCAGCTTACGGTGTTGCTTTTTCATTAATAATTGCGCTAACCCTACCTGCATTGACTGCATCAGAACTGTGGTACGTTTTAGCAATATGGGGCTCAGTGAAACTTGATCCTCTGCTCTGGGTAATACTCTTCTGGTTCTACGGACATCCCGTGGTTTATTACGTTCCATTCCCGCTCTTCGGAGCTTTATATTATTACATACCCATTTACGCAGGAAGGCGTCTATACAGTGAAAAGTGGGCAAGGTGGAACATCTTCCTCCTAGCAATAGGTTCAATGTTAATATGGGTTCATCACTTGCAGACCTTTCCACTTCCAGTTTGCCTAAGGGCATGGATAACCGTCTCAACTTTAGTCTTAGCTTCCGGCTCTGGCTTAACTGTCCTTAATCTGGGGTTAACAATACTCTCCTCGAGGGGATATAATTGGAGGGATCCAATAGGCATGGCTTTCCTCGTAGCTTTAATAGGTTTCATAATAGGAGGAGTACAAGCATTACCCCTTCCAATAAACCTCATAAATGGAGTAGTCCACAATACCTATTACGTAGTAGGGCACTTTCACTTAATAATCTGGACATTAATCTTAGTGGGCTTTACAGGAGTCTTCCTTGATTTGCTAAAGAGTACTAATCCTTCACTTAACTTCAGCCTTAAGGCCAGGAAATTAATGCTTGCAGGACTATTATGGTGGACAGCCCCATTCGTAACAATAGGGTATTTAATGAGCATAGAAGGTTACCTGGGCTTAATAAGGAGAGTAATAGCTTATCCTGTAATGTTCGTACCTTATATGGAGTTAATATCCTTCTTAGCAGAGATAGGAATTCCGGGATTAGTTTTAACAATCTCGACTGCTCTAGGAGAATTTGTTAAGAGCGGAATTACGACTTCCACTTCAGTCTCCTTAAGTTCCTCTCCACCCGGTGTAATGGTAAAGAGGAGGCGATGA
- a CDS encoding ATP-binding protein, which yields MLFDVKPKEERKDLYDRDKEVDEIKESIERKVWLTVYGMRRLGKTSIVNVAVNDPNYIVVKVNLMRIYDPKKKKYPRSQFMGLFLESVNEVVRKYTMGGRVIRFISNILGIDEKSFLEFSLVKIRPKLKKFRSEDISSVVKELDELAKDNKKGLVIVFDEAQELMKVNGINFPSIFHDVYDYCKNTTVIFTGSMVGLVENMLKGLEYEKPFFGRFIRKIKVERFDEEKSKDFLIKGFKEEGIEVKEEVINEAVRRFDGIPGWLTFFGAEYSFRVKHGEKADINEIEMMAIEEVRREFKDFLLSTQSPERYSAVVISLDRLGGKGELSEVNKVVNSLIEEVPEPRVYEILNRLVNLGFLEKEGEEYTLPNDEPDRNGLVLAAKDILKNEK from the coding sequence ATGCTTTTTGACGTAAAACCTAAAGAGGAGAGGAAGGACCTTTACGATAGGGATAAGGAAGTCGATGAAATAAAGGAAAGTATAGAAAGGAAAGTTTGGTTGACAGTTTACGGCATGAGGAGGTTGGGGAAAACAAGCATAGTTAACGTGGCAGTAAATGACCCAAACTATATAGTAGTTAAGGTAAACCTAATGAGGATTTACGACCCTAAAAAGAAGAAATATCCACGATCTCAGTTCATGGGGCTATTTTTAGAAAGCGTGAACGAAGTAGTCAGGAAATACACAATGGGAGGAAGAGTAATTAGGTTTATTTCGAATATTCTAGGAATAGATGAAAAGTCCTTTTTAGAGTTCAGTTTAGTGAAAATAAGACCTAAACTTAAGAAGTTCAGAAGTGAGGATATTTCTTCAGTAGTGAAAGAACTAGACGAGCTAGCAAAGGACAATAAGAAGGGGCTTGTTATAGTATTTGATGAGGCTCAAGAGTTAATGAAAGTTAACGGAATAAATTTCCCCTCTATTTTCCACGATGTTTATGATTATTGTAAAAATACTACGGTAATATTCACTGGAAGTATGGTCGGGTTAGTAGAAAATATGTTAAAAGGATTGGAATATGAAAAGCCGTTTTTCGGCAGGTTTATTAGAAAAATAAAAGTAGAGAGGTTTGATGAAGAGAAATCTAAGGATTTCTTAATCAAGGGGTTTAAGGAGGAAGGAATAGAGGTCAAGGAAGAGGTAATAAATGAGGCAGTAAGGAGGTTTGACGGTATACCCGGTTGGCTTACGTTCTTTGGTGCTGAGTACTCTTTTAGAGTAAAACATGGAGAGAAGGCAGATATCAACGAAATAGAGATGATGGCAATAGAGGAAGTGAGGAGGGAGTTTAAGGACTTTCTATTATCTACTCAGTCACCTGAGAGGTATTCCGCTGTAGTTATTTCGCTTGATAGGCTAGGAGGTAAGGGAGAGCTTAGTGAAGTTAACAAAGTGGTTAATTCCCTTATTGAGGAAGTCCCTGAACCGAGGGTTTACGAAATCCTAAATAGACTGGTAAACTTAGGATTCTTAGAAAAGGAAGGAGAAGAGTATACTTTACCTAATGACGAGCCAGATAGGAATGGACTAGTATTAGCAGCAAAGGATATACTTAAAAATGAAAAGTAA